The Geotalea uraniireducens Rf4 genome window below encodes:
- a CDS encoding ankyrin repeat domain-containing protein yields the protein MSRNIFILLYCAVVSTLTGCCYFSPTLQCTVKELGYEPVALPSKEFRPGNVVLATSRNPFNSSPVCDGTYIGTVTPKKDGAATVAATQKLTTSFNFDTDYFGQLGLDVDYHAIKDIKVSLSNVIVETVADDKVFSGLCKQEQGCTDAINSLQGNKAVGFLQKALIADATYSVIFDEGAKLSVETQNQIVRSLALKFGGAQSNVGDNTISGKGLYWGVQTRQDLVRTPASISTPCPPVNTIASVDTSSTSSNQNDYKTSEWPLIARTGNLATIKQIVEKGEKIDKTTPNGSTALHLAAKAGHIDVVQYLLEQKSNVNIQDEGGATPLFWASQGGSIDVVRALVLAESNLDSEAQIGSMLFGTIVTSPVGIASKEGYIEIVKYLVQRGSDLNPVEKRTGFLNTTVVKSPLELAIENTNCNIASYLLDNGAKPRKDTIFSAVNSCDADVFKKMLNKGANPDEIGFEGKTVRDIAIESNKLDIVALIDEWKRKP from the coding sequence ATGTCCAGAAATATTTTTATTCTTCTTTATTGTGCAGTTGTTAGCACACTGACCGGCTGTTGTTATTTTAGCCCGACTTTACAATGTACAGTAAAAGAGCTGGGATATGAACCAGTTGCTCTCCCGTCAAAAGAATTTCGGCCTGGTAATGTTGTATTGGCAACCAGTCGTAACCCTTTCAATAGTAGTCCAGTATGTGATGGTACTTACATTGGCACGGTCACACCCAAGAAAGATGGTGCTGCAACAGTAGCAGCTACTCAGAAACTGACGACTTCGTTCAATTTCGATACAGATTATTTTGGTCAACTTGGACTTGATGTTGATTACCACGCCATTAAGGACATCAAGGTGTCTCTTAGTAACGTAATTGTAGAAACTGTTGCTGATGACAAAGTTTTTTCTGGCTTATGTAAACAAGAACAAGGATGTACGGACGCCATAAATAGCCTTCAAGGAAATAAGGCTGTAGGCTTTTTACAAAAGGCCTTAATAGCAGACGCAACGTACAGTGTAATTTTCGACGAGGGTGCAAAGTTAAGCGTTGAAACTCAAAACCAAATTGTTCGTAGTCTTGCTCTCAAATTTGGTGGTGCACAAAGTAATGTTGGTGATAACACAATAAGCGGGAAAGGTCTTTACTGGGGTGTTCAGACTCGTCAAGACTTGGTTAGAACACCAGCATCTATTTCCACTCCATGTCCTCCAGTTAACACAATTGCTTCTGTTGACACTTCTTCCACTTCTTCCAATCAAAACGATTATAAAACAAGCGAATGGCCCTTAATTGCAAGAACTGGGAATCTTGCAACTATCAAGCAGATTGTTGAGAAAGGTGAGAAGATTGATAAAACTACACCCAACGGATCAACAGCGTTACACCTTGCAGCGAAAGCAGGACATATAGACGTTGTTCAGTATTTATTAGAACAGAAATCGAATGTAAATATTCAGGATGAAGGTGGTGCTACTCCTCTTTTTTGGGCTTCCCAAGGCGGCTCTATTGATGTTGTTCGTGCACTAGTCTTAGCTGAAAGCAACCTGGACTCGGAAGCGCAAATTGGTTCAATGCTGTTTGGAACAATAGTCACCTCACCTGTTGGCATTGCGTCAAAGGAAGGCTACATAGAGATTGTGAAGTATTTGGTTCAAAGGGGCTCTGATCTTAACCCAGTTGAGAAAAGAACTGGTTTTTTGAATACCACTGTAGTCAAATCACCACTTGAATTAGCTATAGAAAATACGAACTGCAACATTGCATCATATTTGCTAGATAATGGAGCCAAACCAAGAAAAGATACTATTTTCTCAGCAGTGAACTCTTGTGATGCAGACGTATTCAAGAAAATGCTTAATAAGGGTGCGAACCCTGACGAAATAGGATTTGAGGGCAAGACAGTCAGAGATATTGCTATAGAAAGCAATAAGCTTGATATTGTAGCACTTATCGATGAATGGAAAAGGAAACCATAA
- a CDS encoding AI-2E family transporter, whose translation MQPAQGRIHPLFHILSAALALLLLSGYFMRHTLSALLTSLVLAYLLNPLLKRLEKRGLRRLSALGILYLALATAIVLASLLLVPYLVHQLETLATAVPSYVLNLKGDMDEWQVRLAPYYSGEEGAWLLARGKESLTSLAQEISGMGYNRLTAILYGIFNLILAPILVFFMLLYKQHIKDLILRLTPPAQRRQLSDLGKRINRSMERFIIGMFMDCLLVGILIAIALYLLDIQFAVLNGVITGFASIVPFVGVAFAVIPPLLIGYAQSGDPLIIAKVCGVYFLINVIIEGNLIKPLVMRHTLRLNPLAVIFAVMAMGELMGFWGIVLAIPLAAVIKICAGEIKKGKAHG comes from the coding sequence ATGCAACCGGCACAGGGAAGAATACACCCGCTCTTCCATATACTCTCGGCCGCCCTGGCGCTCTTGCTCCTGTCGGGCTATTTCATGCGTCACACCCTCTCGGCCCTGTTAACCTCGCTGGTGCTTGCCTATCTCCTTAACCCGCTGCTCAAACGCCTGGAGAAAAGGGGCTTGCGCCGCCTTTCCGCTCTCGGCATCCTCTACCTTGCGCTGGCAACAGCGATCGTCCTTGCCTCGCTCCTGCTCGTCCCCTACCTGGTGCACCAGTTGGAGACACTGGCCACGGCCGTCCCCTCTTATGTACTGAACCTGAAAGGCGACATGGATGAATGGCAGGTGCGGCTCGCGCCCTATTACAGCGGCGAGGAAGGGGCATGGCTTCTGGCCAGGGGCAAGGAATCCCTCACCAGCCTGGCGCAGGAAATATCCGGCATGGGCTATAATCGGCTCACGGCGATTCTCTACGGGATTTTCAACCTGATCCTGGCGCCCATCCTGGTGTTTTTCATGCTCCTCTACAAGCAGCACATCAAGGACCTCATCCTGCGCCTGACACCCCCGGCGCAGAGACGGCAGTTGAGCGATCTGGGTAAAAGAATAAACAGGTCCATGGAACGGTTCATCATCGGCATGTTCATGGACTGCCTGCTGGTCGGCATCCTTATCGCCATTGCTCTCTACCTGCTCGACATCCAGTTCGCGGTGCTGAACGGAGTTATAACCGGCTTCGCCTCCATCGTCCCCTTTGTCGGGGTGGCCTTTGCCGTCATCCCGCCGCTTTTGATCGGTTACGCCCAGAGCGGCGATCCGCTGATCATCGCCAAGGTCTGCGGCGTATATTTCCTTATCAACGTCATAATCGAAGGGAACCTGATCAAGCCGCTGGTCATGAGGCACACCCTCAGGCTAAACCCGCTGGCGGTAATCTTTGCCGTCATGGCAATGGGCGAACTGATGGGATTCTGGGGAATCGTGCTGGCAATTCCTCTGGCGGCGGTGATCAAGATCTGCGCCGGCGAAATCAAAAAAGGCAAAGCCCATGGTTGA
- a CDS encoding AI-2E family transporter, protein MTSIRPPKEPMQPQQSTSNRAIIGLLVIAAFFAAGYALRHTVSCFLLSFVLAYLIDPCVVYLERKKTPRLYGILIVYLVIGLVSVFCIAYLLPFTTLAWDSLVRDLPRHVQKGKEIMLGWKDQFQPAYGADEWQWLFDTLSTNMNKLFAKMSAGVYAAAANVVFNLFNIILSPILVFFMLYYKRNIIDEIVAWLPAAHSDNIRALGREINQSVGGYIRGQMVVSLIVAVLSTIALFYLGIDYAVLNGIFAGLASILPFIGVVLATIPPLFFAYVKFQSGVVLIKVLASFAAIYFLEGYVIKPLVFKESMDLNPLFTIIIVMAFGELMGFWGILLAIPLAAAFKIISAHLRRGDFIREA, encoded by the coding sequence GTGACATCGATTCGTCCGCCAAAGGAACCTATGCAGCCGCAACAGTCAACCTCAAACAGAGCGATCATCGGCCTGCTGGTAATCGCCGCCTTCTTTGCCGCAGGCTACGCCCTGCGCCACACCGTGTCGTGCTTTCTCCTCTCCTTTGTGCTCGCATACCTGATCGACCCCTGCGTCGTCTATCTGGAGCGGAAAAAAACGCCGCGACTTTACGGCATACTCATCGTCTACCTGGTCATCGGCCTCGTTTCCGTCTTCTGCATCGCCTATCTCCTCCCCTTCACCACCCTCGCCTGGGATTCTCTGGTCCGCGACCTGCCCCGCCATGTGCAAAAAGGGAAGGAGATCATGCTCGGCTGGAAGGACCAGTTTCAACCCGCCTACGGCGCCGATGAATGGCAATGGCTTTTCGATACGCTTTCGACGAACATGAACAAGCTCTTCGCCAAAATGAGCGCCGGTGTCTACGCCGCAGCAGCCAACGTGGTCTTCAACCTGTTCAACATAATCCTTTCGCCGATCCTGGTATTCTTCATGCTCTACTACAAGCGGAACATCATCGACGAGATCGTCGCCTGGCTCCCTGCGGCGCACAGTGACAACATCCGCGCCCTCGGCCGGGAAATAAACCAGAGCGTTGGCGGCTACATCAGGGGACAAATGGTCGTTTCGCTGATTGTAGCCGTTCTGTCGACAATTGCCCTCTTTTACCTCGGCATCGACTACGCGGTGTTGAACGGCATCTTCGCCGGCCTGGCATCGATCCTCCCCTTCATCGGCGTGGTGCTCGCCACCATCCCGCCGCTCTTCTTCGCCTATGTCAAGTTCCAGAGCGGCGTCGTGCTCATCAAGGTGCTGGCGTCGTTCGCCGCGATCTATTTCCTCGAAGGCTACGTAATCAAACCGCTGGTCTTCAAAGAGTCAATGGACCTGAACCCTCTGTTCACCATCATCATCGTCATGGCCTTTGGCGAACTGATGGGCTTCTGGGGGATACTACTCGCCATACCGCTTGCCGCTGCCTTCAAGATAATCTCGGCACACCTGCGGCGCGGTGATTTCATCAGGGAAGCATAA
- a CDS encoding UPF0158 family protein yields the protein MGVMRDMEIVWDDLLDAFENPDPEMVYFLDRETGEVFYVPSDYEDDAFWDEIEADDERYLLIPCFDYDQERQLLHEFIKGVTNGKLKTLLDRAFVGKSPYGRLDEILSFYPEELERLLAIKEELLTARVGHWLEEHDIYPSGEPF from the coding sequence ATGGGTGTTATGCGGGATATGGAAATCGTCTGGGACGATCTACTGGATGCATTTGAAAATCCCGACCCGGAAATGGTCTACTTCCTCGACAGGGAAACCGGAGAAGTTTTTTACGTGCCGAGTGACTATGAAGACGATGCCTTCTGGGATGAAATAGAGGCCGATGATGAGCGCTACCTCCTTATCCCCTGTTTTGACTACGACCAGGAGAGGCAGCTCCTCCACGAATTCATCAAAGGGGTGACCAACGGAAAACTGAAAACGCTTCTGGACAGGGCTTTCGTCGGCAAAAGCCCCTATGGCCGTTTGGATGAGATCCTCTCGTTTTATCCCGAAGAGTTGGAACGGTTGCTGGCCATCAAGGAAGAGTTGCTGACCGCCAGAGTTGGGCATTGGCTCGAAGAGCATGACATTTACCCATCCGGCGAGCCGTTTTAA
- a CDS encoding UDP-2,3-diacylglucosamine diphosphatase: MRKIFIADAHLRNERDENYQTLLRFLSSLEGNIDTLFILGDLFEFWIGYRSIPFNNYQPVLAQLRKLASSGVRIVYFEGNHDFHMGPFFSETLQAEVHPGPAIISLDGRRVFLCHGDQVNSRDYGYRLLRALLHNPVSSALIPMVPVAMTSFIAERMSRQSNKNHGQRQIRWDYAAILRDFAAARFREGCDVVVAGHFHLPFLEKNNSGRERVLLSLGDWISQFSYGEWIDGELSLKSYRP; this comes from the coding sequence ATGCGTAAAATTTTCATTGCCGATGCCCACCTGAGAAATGAAAGGGACGAAAACTACCAGACCCTTCTCCGTTTCCTCTCAAGCCTTGAGGGGAATATCGATACCCTCTTTATCCTTGGCGATCTTTTTGAATTCTGGATCGGTTACCGCAGCATCCCGTTCAACAACTATCAGCCGGTGCTGGCGCAGCTGCGGAAGCTTGCGTCGAGCGGCGTCCGTATCGTCTATTTCGAAGGGAACCACGATTTCCACATGGGGCCCTTCTTTAGTGAAACCTTGCAGGCCGAAGTCCATCCCGGCCCGGCAATCATCTCCCTGGACGGGAGGCGCGTCTTTCTCTGCCACGGCGATCAGGTCAACAGCAGGGATTACGGTTATCGGTTACTGCGCGCCCTCCTTCACAATCCAGTGAGCAGTGCGCTCATTCCCATGGTGCCGGTGGCCATGACCTCGTTCATTGCCGAACGCATGTCGCGGCAAAGCAACAAAAACCATGGCCAACGACAGATCAGGTGGGACTATGCCGCCATCCTGAGAGATTTTGCCGCTGCCCGCTTCCGGGAAGGGTGTGACGTTGTGGTCGCCGGCCATTTTCACCTGCCGTTCCTGGAAAAAAACAACAGCGGCCGGGAACGGGTGCTGCTCTCCCTTGGCGACTGGATCAGCCAGTTCTCCTACGGCGAATGGATTGACGGAGAATTGTCGCTGAAGAGCTACCGGCCATGA
- a CDS encoding penicillin-binding transpeptidase domain-containing protein, giving the protein MQDLKHMSKKKRLIRLNVPRQEEPSTDACKKLTESGADRKRLRLILPILAVLLAAYPVFNLLVTAKNALSSVGRNVATPAKKTVSYKDLDTWQSFQLAADMLPSSRFEAEQLLAPLPDGGTIVYSIDEELQQRVTRVMKEYKVPYGVFVAIEPKTGRVLALAGHSTLDQSWERNSCYNLYPMASLFKIITATAALEQKKVSPETVFAFNGKLTSENPKYWYVNARRKGQEMPLSVAMGKSVNPVFGRLASDVVGKDSLVSCAERFGFNQTLFPGTPVIPSKAATPLTDDALKLMGAGLGREVKISPLHVAALMAAIANDGVMMAPSLAQEIRNNRGETVFVQKPRQMKRLVAPEISGQLARMLSTTVNSGTSRKAFHDRRGRPMLASVNIAAKTGSIDGKDPAGHYSWFAAYAPIEDPQIALVALVINQNKWRIKATHVGEKALEAFFK; this is encoded by the coding sequence ATGCAAGACCTAAAACATATGTCAAAGAAAAAACGACTGATACGGCTTAACGTTCCACGACAGGAAGAGCCTTCTACCGACGCTTGCAAAAAGTTGACAGAATCCGGGGCAGATCGAAAACGGCTCCGCCTGATTCTGCCGATTCTGGCTGTGCTGCTTGCCGCCTACCCGGTATTCAACCTGCTTGTAACCGCAAAGAATGCGCTTTCCAGTGTCGGCAGGAACGTCGCCACGCCGGCAAAGAAAACGGTCTCATACAAGGACCTCGACACCTGGCAATCTTTCCAGCTGGCAGCCGACATGCTCCCCTCTTCCCGTTTTGAAGCCGAACAACTCCTTGCACCGTTGCCGGATGGGGGCACCATCGTCTACTCAATAGATGAAGAGTTGCAACAGCGGGTGACAAGGGTAATGAAGGAGTACAAGGTCCCTTACGGGGTATTCGTCGCCATAGAGCCGAAAACCGGACGGGTGCTGGCGCTTGCAGGCCATTCGACGCTGGATCAGTCATGGGAAAGAAATTCCTGCTACAATCTCTATCCCATGGCGTCGCTTTTCAAGATCATTACCGCTACGGCAGCCCTGGAACAGAAAAAGGTCTCGCCTGAAACGGTATTCGCCTTCAACGGCAAGCTGACCTCGGAGAACCCAAAATACTGGTACGTAAATGCGCGAAGAAAGGGGCAGGAAATGCCCCTCTCCGTTGCCATGGGCAAATCGGTCAACCCGGTATTCGGCAGACTTGCCAGTGACGTGGTCGGCAAGGATTCCCTGGTATCATGTGCCGAACGGTTCGGCTTCAATCAAACCCTGTTCCCCGGCACTCCGGTGATACCCAGTAAAGCGGCGACTCCGCTTACCGACGATGCATTGAAATTGATGGGCGCAGGTCTCGGCCGGGAGGTCAAGATATCACCTCTCCATGTTGCGGCATTAATGGCGGCCATCGCCAACGACGGCGTAATGATGGCGCCTTCGCTTGCACAGGAAATAAGAAACAACCGGGGAGAGACCGTATTCGTTCAGAAGCCCAGGCAGATGAAGCGGCTGGTAGCGCCGGAAATTAGCGGCCAACTGGCCCGGATGCTTTCCACGACCGTCAATAGCGGCACATCCAGAAAGGCCTTCCATGACCGGCGCGGCAGGCCGATGCTCGCCTCGGTAAACATCGCCGCCAAGACCGGTTCCATCGACGGCAAGGACCCTGCCGGCCACTACAGCTGGTTTGCCGCCTACGCCCCGATCGAGGACCCGCAGATAGCGCTGGTGGCCCTGGTGATCAACCAGAACAAATGGCGCATCAAGGCGACGCATGTCGGGGAAAAGGCCCTGGAAGCCTTCTTTAAATGA
- a CDS encoding YhjD/YihY/BrkB family envelope integrity protein, with the protein MIKDAENKAGIAAFFSRTLWEMDPDAYQGVRHYGVKYLQIMALVAKNFLDDNCMLRASALSFTTILSIVPLFALTFALLKGLGVQNKLEPLILEQVTAGSHELVDKIVTYINNTNMTSMGAIGLVTLIVTVITLLGNIEKAFNVVWGVRETRSPYRKFSDYLSVLVSGPLLMLAAISITTSLQSQAMVKWLVETAYIGDLMLLFFRLIPYFSIWLAMFFLYIFIPNTKVRFKSAIIGGVLAGTIWQIAQWGYIHFQVGVAKYNAIYGTLALLPIFMVWIYTSWLIVLFGVEVVSAHQNIRTFRREFRTPHISHGMKELLTLSILRDIATAFHFGYPPLTSERLAKELDIPVKLVRELLTQLAENGYLVATAGDEPSYQPARELDQITVNEVLLSLRDYGSHGRFTGEGNVQEILSRANGAAAATLTGMTLKELVASSPKKENVSGNTGS; encoded by the coding sequence ATGATCAAAGATGCCGAAAATAAAGCCGGAATAGCCGCCTTCTTTTCCAGGACCCTCTGGGAAATGGACCCGGACGCGTATCAAGGCGTCAGGCATTACGGCGTGAAGTATCTCCAGATCATGGCGCTCGTGGCAAAGAATTTCCTGGATGACAACTGCATGTTGCGCGCCTCGGCGCTCTCCTTTACCACGATACTGTCGATTGTCCCCCTCTTCGCCCTCACCTTTGCCCTGTTGAAGGGACTGGGGGTGCAGAACAAACTGGAACCGTTAATCCTGGAACAGGTCACCGCCGGTTCCCACGAGCTGGTCGACAAGATCGTCACCTATATCAACAACACCAACATGACATCGATGGGAGCCATCGGTCTTGTTACCCTCATCGTAACGGTCATCACCCTGCTCGGCAATATCGAGAAAGCATTCAACGTCGTCTGGGGTGTCAGGGAAACCCGCTCCCCCTATCGCAAGTTCAGCGATTACCTGAGCGTGCTGGTAAGCGGTCCGCTCCTCATGCTGGCAGCCATAAGCATAACCACCAGCCTGCAAAGCCAGGCCATGGTCAAATGGCTCGTGGAAACCGCCTACATCGGCGACCTCATGCTTTTATTCTTCCGCCTGATACCTTACTTCAGCATCTGGCTCGCCATGTTCTTTCTCTACATTTTCATCCCCAACACCAAGGTCCGTTTCAAGTCTGCGATAATCGGCGGCGTCCTGGCCGGAACGATCTGGCAAATCGCCCAGTGGGGCTACATCCACTTCCAGGTCGGCGTCGCCAAATATAACGCCATTTACGGAACCCTGGCCCTGCTCCCCATCTTCATGGTCTGGATCTATACCAGCTGGCTGATCGTACTGTTCGGCGTGGAGGTGGTGTCCGCCCACCAGAACATCAGGACCTTCCGCCGCGAATTCCGCACGCCCCATATCAGCCATGGCATGAAGGAGCTGCTTACCCTGTCCATACTTCGGGATATCGCCACTGCCTTTCATTTCGGCTATCCCCCCCTGACATCGGAACGTCTGGCAAAAGAGCTGGACATACCGGTAAAGCTCGTACGGGAACTCCTCACCCAGCTTGCAGAAAACGGCTACCTGGTGGCAACGGCAGGCGACGAGCCGTCCTATCAACCGGCCCGGGAACTTGATCAGATTACCGTCAATGAGGTACTGCTCTCCCTCAGGGATTACGGCAGCCATGGCAGGTTTACCGGTGAAGGGAATGTGCAGGAGATCCTGTCAAGGGCAAACGGAGCCGCAGCCGCAACATTGACAGGCATGACACTCAAAGAGCTGGTTGCCTCATCGCCCAAAAAAGAAAATGTTTCCGGCAACACGGGCAGTTAG
- a CDS encoding YtxH domain-containing protein codes for MSDDERGISAGTVFLSFLAGAAVGAGVALLVAPKTGEELRGKIKDLADDAVDKIKEYASEAQDKIRSSYEDGKDLVLEKKSIITSAIEAGKEAMEREKEKYKEM; via the coding sequence ATGTCTGACGATGAAAGAGGTATAAGTGCGGGAACGGTGTTTCTTTCCTTCCTGGCAGGAGCGGCAGTCGGTGCGGGAGTAGCTTTGCTAGTGGCGCCGAAGACCGGCGAGGAATTGCGGGGAAAGATAAAAGACCTGGCCGATGATGCGGTGGACAAGATTAAAGAATATGCCTCAGAGGCACAGGACAAGATCAGATCTTCCTATGAAGACGGCAAGGATCTGGTTCTGGAGAAAAAATCCATCATCACCTCGGCAATAGAAGCAGGCAAGGAAGCCATGGAACGGGAAAAAGAGAAATACAAGGAAATGTAG
- a CDS encoding DUF948 domain-containing protein, whose product MLVLSIAVVVMAVTLIVLACFMIPAFMEIRKTAAATREFLACIEKDIKPVLHDMHDTLTDLKVITEEAATKAEDVKIFMEELGNAGRNIRTINAVVGGVTGFLSKSSLWMTGAKVAGKLIADKIFKKRG is encoded by the coding sequence ATGTTAGTCTTGAGCATTGCCGTGGTAGTAATGGCAGTTACCCTGATAGTGTTGGCCTGCTTCATGATCCCGGCATTCATGGAGATCCGGAAAACTGCGGCCGCCACCCGCGAGTTTCTGGCCTGCATCGAGAAAGATATCAAACCTGTTTTGCATGACATGCACGACACGTTGACCGATCTCAAGGTCATTACCGAAGAGGCCGCCACCAAGGCCGAAGATGTTAAGATTTTTATGGAGGAGTTGGGAAACGCCGGGCGTAATATCCGCACCATCAATGCTGTTGTCGGCGGTGTGACCGGTTTTCTGTCAAAATCCTCCTTGTGGATGACCGGAGCAAAGGTCGCCGGGAAATTGATTGCTGACAAGATCTTCAAAAAAAGGGGGTAA
- a CDS encoding cytochrome c, whose product MKVVKCCKLLSAVFVTLAIFSFAGMACAQEPGAKATLTSADCVKCHAKPPADVAANGGAHKTNVTCQDCHVGHPPTVKKIIPDCSMCHEGKPHFGLKGCLGCHSNPHTPKVIKFGNNVTDPCLTCHTPQIEKLRKNKSKHTALNCSFCHNVHGRIPPCTQCHKPHAQDMTATDCKKCHQAHMPLVVTYGAETQSKLCGSCHKKAYDLLNASPAKHKSVLCVTCHQSKHKMVPKCQDCHGIPHPAGMMARFPKCGQCHNIAHDLNHWPAATTPESAAPQGAKKAVIKKK is encoded by the coding sequence ATGAAAGTAGTAAAATGTTGTAAATTGTTGTCGGCAGTATTCGTAACCCTTGCGATTTTTTCTTTTGCAGGTATGGCATGCGCACAGGAACCGGGGGCAAAGGCGACCCTGACCAGCGCTGACTGCGTCAAGTGCCATGCAAAACCGCCCGCAGATGTCGCCGCAAACGGCGGTGCCCACAAGACCAACGTCACCTGCCAGGATTGTCACGTCGGTCATCCGCCGACCGTGAAAAAGATCATCCCCGATTGCAGCATGTGCCACGAGGGTAAGCCCCACTTCGGATTGAAAGGATGTCTGGGCTGTCACTCGAACCCGCACACCCCGAAAGTCATCAAGTTCGGCAACAACGTCACCGACCCTTGCCTGACCTGCCATACCCCGCAGATCGAGAAACTGCGCAAGAACAAGAGCAAGCACACTGCCCTCAACTGCTCTTTCTGCCACAATGTTCACGGCAGGATTCCGCCGTGTACCCAGTGCCATAAACCACATGCGCAGGATATGACGGCGACCGACTGCAAAAAATGCCATCAGGCTCACATGCCGCTTGTTGTCACCTATGGCGCCGAAACCCAGTCGAAACTCTGCGGATCCTGCCACAAAAAGGCTTACGATCTGCTCAACGCAAGCCCGGCAAAACACAAATCGGTGCTCTGCGTGACCTGTCACCAGTCCAAGCACAAGATGGTTCCCAAATGTCAGGATTGCCATGGCATTCCGCATCCTGCCGGCATGATGGCCAGGTTCCCGAAATGCGGTCAGTGTCACAACATTGCCCATGACCTGAACCACTGGCCTGCAGCAACGACACCTGAAAGCGCCGCTCCGCAGGGAGCTAAAAAAGCCGTAATCAAGAAAAAATAG